CGAGACATGAGACACAGCTCAGAGCACCTGGGAGAGGCTGAGCAGAGCGGGGCAGGCGTCCACGAAGGAGTCTCGGGTTCACTGCGATGACGTGGGGATGGCGCTGAGCGCCCATTAAACATGTTTTCCTCGCCGGTCAGGAACCCACACTGACATACTTGGCGAGTAAAACAACACGGCGCCTGGATTGCTTTAACGGGCCCCCAAAAGTGCACAGGCGCGCACCCGCCTCGCACCGCCGAGCTGGGATGGGACTCTGGCCTGAGCGAGCCGTCCTGTCCCCACCGTGAGGGGCAGACGCGTctaggcaggtgctgggcacgtgccctgcccCGGGGGCTCCTGCCCGGGCTGGGAGGGTGGAGCTGCAGAGACGGGACCCTGCCCCTCCTCACACCACCTCGCCGCGGGGGGTGGGCAGCTCTGGGTGAGAACCCCTCCTTTGCCAGCAAGGGCCGCCTCCAAGCCTCTGAGTCCCGCTGGCTTCGGGCTGGAgtgggggagcaggtggaggtgtgGCCTCTGGAGGCGGGGTGTGAGAGACATGGCGAGGGGACTCGGGAACCCTTGGCCACTAGGGCGCACAGGAAACCAAAGGAGGTCTGGGCCGGGGACGGGCCCcgctggggaggagaagggggcgaCCTCAGGCCGGTACACGCCCCCGCGGCCAGTGTCCAGGGCCCCCACACAGCCCTGCACCAACACCTGGAAGtcctgctcccaggccctgctggcaGGCTCCCGGCCTTCCCACCGAGGGCCCGAGGGGGCAGAGACGGGAGGTAAGCCTCTGCGGTTGGCATCTCGCCCATCAGTCACAGCATCGaggcctcccctctccctgtgccccctgcccttgGCGTTCCTTGGGTGTCAACCAGGACGGGCTACCCTGAGGTGACTGGCGTGTGTTATCTGGACAGAGTCAACAGGCCCCTCAGCTTCTTATCTCCGGCTTGCCGAGCCCAGGAGAGGGGCAAACAGCAGCTGACGGGTCTCCCAGGAGGGCAGCCCCGGGCGGAGAcggcctgggagacagagcacCTGGATGGAGGCGAGCTCTGCCTCTCACCTGGGGGAGCAGCGGGTGGGGGAGAGCATCGCCGGCTGAAGCAACCCAGGAAGGCTTCAGGGAGGAGGCTGCCCTACACTGGGCTTTGGAGCATGTGTAGGATTTGGAAGCGGACGGTGCGTGTCAGGCAGGGGACAGAGCTTAAGCAAAGGAAAGGAGGGATGAGGGCAGTAAGGGTCAGAGGCCTGAGCCTCCGATGCGTACatatccaggttccagtccagctgtgtgacttggagtAACggctctgtgcctcggtttcctcgtttgcaaaaatgaagataatagtaTCTACCATTCGGGTGATGGTGAGATTAAATAAAATGGCTGCTAAGGCCcaaagcacacagtaggtgctcaatctaTAAAGAAATGTTAGTTCCTCTGCACCCTTCCTTGTTGGGGAAAAGGCTCAGGGGACGGTAAGAACTAACATGTATTGAAAGCCTACTAGTAGCTAGGCCGGGTCCACAGTAATAATCCACAAGCCACCCGTTTTACAGATTAGAACACTGAGGCCCTGGAAGGAGCTTCGTTTGCTCAAGGTCGCCGGGCTAGCTGGGGctctcgggggggcggggggggcctcCTACTGTGGGGAATGCACACAGTGTAACTCCCAGGGAACAGGGCTGGGTCCTGGCGGCTTCTGAGGGGCAAGTCCGGCCCAGTGTCTGGGGTCAAAGAGAGAAAAGACCAaggcagcaggaggaggtgggggaggcactgCCACTGGCAAATCCTCCACCTGGGGAAAGGATGAGGCGCCCAGGGGAGGGCGCAGCGTGGGCgaaggaaaggaggtggggatgGCGGCTGGGCCTCCTCCGGCCCAGAGTgcagcctgaggcccagagaggggagagcGTTTGCCCGAGGCCACAGAGCCGTCTTGGAGCAAGGGTGCCTCCATGTGACCAGGAGGTGGGTGCTGCCGGGGCTGTGGCGGCCGCTGGCCCCACTCTCTCTGAGCCTGGTTTCCTGTAGGGCTCCCCATGCAAGACCTTGGGCCCCAGCCATCTCTGGGACTCAGCAcctccaggggagggagggccccatgAGGGGCAGGATTCCCATTGGAGGCGCgttgctgccccctggtggcgcCAAGAGACTACGTTCCCCTCCCGTTTCCTAGGAGGTCCTCGGGCCAGCCATACCCACCCTCCTCGTGACCCACAGGTGTGTCCAGACCCACCTGGAGGTCCGACCTCCTTCCCTGGAGTCCCACCGCCACCACCCCCCACATGACGAAGACCGAGGTCCGAGACATACAGAGTCCTGTTGGAGATCACAGGGTTTGAACCTGACCGGGCCACGTTCCCGTTGGGCGACCTAGGGTGGGTTCGGGCACCGTcccctgcctcggtttccccatctgtagaaCAGGGGTGGTGGTAATGGTTTTATTTCCGGTGCCGCTCAGTGTCAGAGAAGGTAATGAGGAGTACGTTCGTAGACGAGTTTCTGGCCCGCAGCCGGCACCCGGGGAAGGCTGGGGACGTTGTCCTCACCTGCCATCCCCCAGCTGAGGCAAGCCCTGCTAGTTGCTCCGCGCAGCCGGCTGCCCGGGGAGGCCTGAGCTGGGAACGCCTGGCTTTGCTTCTCAGGCTGTGGCCTCATCAGAGCCGGGCTTGAGGAATGAGCTCATGGAGGTGGAAAGACTGGACCCGCCAGAGTTACAGACTCAACTCAGAAAGCGTTTATTGGTCAGGGCTGTGGGGGAGCTGAAGGGAGCAGCAGTCCAGGAGGGCTTCCCGCAGGAGGCGGCCAGCACAGAAGCACAGGGTAGCTTCCACTGCCACCTGTGAGCACAGAGGCCCCTCGGCAGCTCCGGGAGCATCCAGGAGCCTCAGCTCTGGCCTAGCTGGGCCTTCAGTTCCTGCAGCTCTCGGCTGTCAATGTTGTTGCCTCCACACACGATGACCACAACGGAGGCCAGCGTGGGGCTCAGGCGGCCCTCAGCCTGGAGCCTCCCCAGGAGGCCCGAGTAGATGGCAGCTAAGGCTGCCCCGCAGGCAGGCTCCACCAACATGCGCTCGTCGTCTGCCCAGAgcgggggatggggtggaggagagaggggggaagccAGTCAGtgctcccaggtcctgggtgttGCAAACCCATGGAGCCAGCCAGCCATCTCACAGCCTCTCGGTCAGACTCCCGCTCCATCCACCCGTCTCTCCACCCATCCACCTTCCGtgtatctatccatccatctctccctctaTCCATCACTAgactgtctgtctgtccatctattAGTGTGGCCATCAATCAGCATATCCATtgatctatccatccatccatccatccactatcTATCCTTTGACTGTCTGTCTGTTCATCCATCAGTGTGTCCATTAATCAGTGTCCATCCATCGATTCGCTTCTATGTCATTCATCAATTCGTTGCCCCATCAATCCCTTTGCCCATCCGTCTGTCCGTTGCCCACCTTGTCACTCACACTTCCCTCCATTCATTCGACACATCTGTATGGCGCGCCCACTCCCCGCCGGGCCCTGTCCTAGGAAGACGCTGGGGACACGACCTAACGATGTAGATGGACTGGGATCGGGCAGTTAGGAGATTCGTGGGACTGGTGCATCGGAAGTCTCCAACCCAGGCGGGATGGGGGTGAGAGATCcaaggaggcttcctggaggcggtGTCATGATGGCTGAGGACCCTTCGTCACAGGGAACTGACAGGGAGCAGGGCTAGGGATGGGCAGCTCCAGAGAAGGGGAGCGTGTACAAAAGTCTGGAGGCTAGCGACAGCACAGCACGCCCCTTCTTGTGCCCCTCGCCTTCCATCTCCTCCTGGCATGGTCACCGCCGACCCAGCCTGGAGAGCGGAGGCAAGCACGCACTCTCGCTAGGGGGTCTGGGCCTCATAGGTTTCGGAGCCCGGGTCGGGGACCGCGCTCACTCACCGAGGAACCGCTGCACGGCGTCCACAGCCTCCCTGTCCTCCACCACCGCCGAGAGGACCTCGAGCTCCTGCGTGCACGCCAGGGCCCGTGCGGCCACCGTCTTGGCGCCCAGGCACTTGGCCACGCtgtgggagagggcggggggcggggggggccgggGTGCAGGGAGGAGCTGGTGAGTCACACACAGACCcggctctcccctgcccccggcccccgcgCCACCCTGCCCACACCCTGACTTTGGACTCCTGGCTTCCAGGGTTGGGAAAGAAGACATTTCTCTCGTCCTCAGCCCCCTGACTGTGGTGGTGGCTGCGAAGCCCTGGGTGACGCGTGCAGCATCCACGATGTTGGGTGAAGAGCAAGAGGCCGGGCTGGCGGCTGGACCACTCTCTGCTCATTGATTAGTTTATAAGAACCTttcctcagccctggccggtgtggctcagtgggtagagcgtcagcccacggactgaagggtcccgggttcgattccagtcaagggcaaacacctgggttgcaggctcaatcccctgccctggccagggcacgtgcgggaggcaaccaatcgatgtgtctctcacatcaatgtttctctctctctctctctctctctctctctcccccctctctccactctctctaaaaatccatggaaaaatatccttgggtgaggattaaccaaaaaaaaaaatgccatgggGGAAAAATTCTCTAATGATGGTGCCCCAAACCCCCACAAAACTATGTGCATGTTACATACTGTGAATAGAAAAATAGAGGTTACAAAACTGTCTGAAGACTATAATCTCAGCttctaaaaatacataattgATTCCTTTTACAAACGTTTGTtgatcacctactatgtgcccggcCCGTGTCACTTGCGTGCAATGATACATGgacggggggcagggcgggagggaggcaggctaAGACTGGGGAACATGCACCCCCATGGGAGCAGCGTCCACCTGCGGGGAGGATGAGGTGGcgtttggggtctgttgttagcGCTCGCCTACGTTCCCAGCGGCCTCCACCTCAACTGCTTTGGCGATGATGGACCCTGGAAGCTGGTTTCCCTCGCGGAGGAGACTGACATGACACAGGTCCTCCTGCTTCAGCACTGCCTCTGCCTTCGACCCGCACGGCGTGGCTGGAGTCCCAGCGAAGGGACCCTCCTGAGGGTGCCCCGCCTCCACCACTCGGGGCCAGGAGGCCCGGGGCCGCTGCATCCTcaccctccagccccccaccATCGCCAGCCCGCGCCCACCTGGTGATGTCCGGCAGCgtgaccagcctgcctgcctccaggGCCGCGTGGAAACAGTGGGCCCCTCGCGTCTCCATGGCGACAATGGGCACGTGCTGCCAGCCCACCTCCGCCAGGCCGGCCGACACCCCGGCcaggagccccccgccccccaccgccagcaCCAGGGCCCCCGGGGGGGTCCCCAGGGCGGCCTTCAGCTCCCGCACCAGGCTGACGTGGCCCTccctggaggagaggaggagagggggagggaggagctggacgAGGGAGAccctcagccctcccctcccaccctcggCCGAGGAGCGGAGACCCCGAACCCCTGGCTCGCTCAGCTTCCCCACTGAAcgcgttcattcattcatgctcCGCCGCCCGCCCCCAGGACCCAGGGTCTCTGACACCCGCTAGCTGTGTGATCTCGGGCGAGTCGCTTGACCTCTtggtgcctcggtttcctcacctgtaaaacgggCATACAGCACCTCCCTCTAGGGCTTCAGAGAGGATTCACTGGGCTAAACGTTCCCCCAAAGTACACGCTCCATACAGGGGACTCGTTATTAGTATATCCATTTTACACGTGGGGACACCGAGGCACGAGGGGTGCGATGCTCACAGATTCTCACATCTCACACGGGGCAGAGGCGGGGTCTGGCCCCCAGTGCGCCTGGACTCCATGCCTCTTCcactctgggcctcggtttcccctttTGTCCGATGGGAGGACCCGGATTCAATGAGGGTTTCTCAACTCTGAGCTCCCGgtcagggggggggagggggggcgcaccAGCCTTACCATATCAGGGGGTGGTCGAACGGGGGCACGTTCACCCAGCCGTCCCTCTTGGCCAGCTCCTGTGCCCTCAGATTGGCCTCGTCCCAGACCTAAGGAGCAACCGAGGCCAGAGGACCGGGGGCAGGCAGCTACGGGGTGGTCTCGGGGGCCGCCCCTGGGAACCCCCACTGACAGCACTTCGGAGGGCGCCCCAGCCCACCTCCTCTCCTAAGGGGTCGAGGGGGACCAGGGGCAGAAACAGCTCTGCCCATCCTCTGGCACCACAGCGCCCACTGGGCCGGGGCCAGGAGCAGGCGGAGAGGACAAACGCCCCGCCCGTGGAACCCCCGTCCAGCGGAAGAGACGGGCCGCCTCCTCCTGAAACATTGAAGCAAAATGAGCTTCGAAGCTGAGCAGCCCCTGAAGGCCTCTCACTGGGCGCCCACCGCAGCCTCCTGTCCCTGCCCCGAGCAGCCGGGTGCCCATCCCACCACGGCCCTCCCCCCCATCGTCCCTCCGTGGCTGCCCGTGGCCCTCCCCCGCCCATCGTCCCTCCGTGGCTGCCCGTGGCCCTCCCCCGCCCATCGTCCCTCCGTGGCTGCCCGTGGCCCTCCCCCGCCCATCGTCCCTCCGTGGCTGCCCGTGGCCCTCCCCCGCCCATCGTCCCCCCGTGGCTGCCCGTGGCCCTCCCCGCCCATCGTCCCTCCGTGGCTGCCCGTGGCCCTCCCCCGCCCATCGTCCCCCCGTGGCTGCCCGTGGCCCTCCCCCGCCCATCGTCCCTCCATGGCTGCCCGTGGCCCTCCCCCGCCCATCGTCCCCCCCGTGGCTGCCCGTGGCCCTCCCCCGGCCCATCGTCCCTCCGTGGCTGCCCGTGGCCCTCCCCCCCATCGTCCCTCCGTGGCTGCCCGTGGCCCTCCCCCGCCCATCGTCCCTCCGTGGCTGCCTGTGGCCCTCCCCGCCCATCGTCCCTCCGTGGCTGCCcgtggccctcccctgcccatcGTCCCTCCGTGGCTGCCCGTGGCCCTCCCCCGCCCATCGTCCCTCCGTGGCTGCCCGTGGCCCTCCCTGGCCCATCGTCCCTCCGTGGCTGCCCGTGGCCCTCCCCCGCCCATCGTCCCTCCGTGGCTGCCCGTGGCTCGGCGCTAAAACCCCGGCCAGCCGCGCTGTGTTTGGGTGACCAGGTGACCCGGGGACCCTCAGCCGCGGCCTCTTTCACTCTGGGTGGTCTCAGAGCGGACAGCCATCGTCTTCTTACACTTCGTGTCTCATCAAATGGCAAACAACCCTAAAGCGGCCAACACCAAGCCCAGCCGGTGCTGAGCGCTGACCTCTGAACcgggaggtcgtggttcgattcccggtcagggcccatgcctggggtgcaggctcgattcccagggtggggtgtgcaggaggcagccgatccatggttctctctcatcaccgatgtttccatctctctctccctctcccttcctctctgaaatcaataacaaaatatacaAGTTTTTAGAGTGGCCACACCAAGTGCCGGTGAGGCTGGGGGGACAGGCGGCCTCCTGCccgtccccagcccctgcccccgggCCCCTGCAGGGGGTCTTCTCAGGGCGGGCACAGCGAGGCCAGCGGTCCCGgccctccacacacaccaccGCCCACCCGCCCGCTCGGCCAACCCAAGGGCAGACCGGGTCCCAGGCAGCGTTCAGCGAGAGGAAAAGGGGACAATCTCTTAGCGGGAGGTGGCGTGACGGGGCACCgtccacctgctggcttcccCTTCCCGCGGTCCTTACCTTTCCAACCAGCTGCACCtcggccccctccccctgcagcctccTCACCACGGGCTGGGAGGCGCCCTCGGGGAGCACGATGGTGGCGGGAATGCCCAGCTTCCGCGCGCAGTAGGCCGCCGCGATGCCCGCGTTGCCCCCTGTGAAGGCGGCAGAAGGCGGTGCCGTTGACAGGCCtttgcccctcctcctccacgtCCCTGTAggagtcccccctccccacactatACACCCCACGAGCGAGTCCTCTCCCTGGCCTCAGAGGTGGACACGTGATCTAGATGGGACCCATCAGAGAACTCAGTCGCCTGACCCGTGACTGGTTCAGGGGTGAGCACGTGACCCAAGCTGGGCCCAGAAGACCAAGTCGTGGGCTGAGGGGGGCCATGGGGCAGGGGTGCTCCCTTTTCACTGGGGTTGGTAGGATGGCAAGAAGCAAGCCTGACACTCCGGGAGGCCTGAACGAGGAGAAAGCTcgtagagaggaaagaaaggccaGGAGAAAGGAGGGATGCGGATGAGAGCTCCTGGATCCAGCTGTGCCTGAGAGCCGTTTATCCTGAGAATGTTCAGTTCTGGGAGCCCGTAGCTTACACCTGTGCGAACTGGGTTTCGGTCACTTCTGCTAACGATGGGAacagggctgggagaggacatacaaatggccatcGGACCGTGACCTTGATGAGGCTGGACCCTTACGAGGAGGCCGAGCCCTGGGTGTCTATTGCTGCTccagccagctccccctcccccacacccagccctgAGCACCCGCAGAGCAGAAAGGTGTGGGGTCACCTGAGGAGCACACCAGGTGTCTGCATCCCTTCTTGGCCGCCTAGGAAGAGAAGGAATAGGGTTGAGGGCTCACCCAAGCAGGGATCACGGAGCCCCCTCCCATTCCAAcagcccccccttccctccctcccgtaCAACCTCACTCTCCCCTCCCGCCCGCACACCCTCACCTCCTGGCAGAAGTGCCCGATGCCCCGGATCTTGAAGGAGCCGGCCGGCTGCACGTTCTCACACTTGAGGAAGACGGCCGTGCCCGCCACCTGGGACAGCGCCCAGCTCTCCAGCAGAGGCGTGACCAGGTGGAAGTGCCCGCCCTCGGCACACTCCGCCAGAGAGCTCTCCATTCCGGCAACCGCCTGGCGGGCCTGTGGAGGACACGGGGCCACCGCCCAGGCAGCTCCAGTCAGGGGTCCCCCTAACCAggccgggagaggaggggagatgggagagTGGAGACGCCCTCGGCTTGGTTCTCTTAGCCCCGTCTGGCTGCCAACCTGTGAGACTTCAGGCAAGCATctgctcctctctgggcctcagtttccccatctgggcAAAAACCTTTGGACTAGGGGCCTTTCATTCTGTAACTGCGGCTGCCCACAGTGCTAGGGACGTAAAACCTGGCCAATAAGAAGtgatggccctagccggtttggctcatggatagagcgtcagcctgtggactgaagggtccccggttcgattccgggtcaaggggacatgcccaggttgcgggctcatccccactaggggccgtgcaggaggcagctgatcaatgattctctcatcattgatgtttctatctctctctcccccctcccttcctctctgaaatcaataaaaacattttttttaacaaaagaagtgaCGAGTGAATGAAAATGggagaattcattcattcatcattcattcattcaaaaaaacatttattgagcacccaccatGTGCCAGGTGGGTCCATGTTTTGGGACCTGGGCCCAGACAAGTCAGAGGGAGTCCTGCTTTGCCAGAGCTCACATTCTCGGAGGGGAAACAGTTACAGAATTTCAAACGGCCTCACCCGGCGTCAACCCCAGCCGCCTTGTTCCAGCCACTCCCCCTCATTCT
This region of Eptesicus fuscus isolate TK198812 chromosome 23, DD_ASM_mEF_20220401, whole genome shotgun sequence genomic DNA includes:
- the SDSL gene encoding serine dehydratase-like, which gives rise to MESSLAECAEGGHFHLVTPLLESWALSQVAGTAVFLKCENVQPAGSFKIRGIGHFCQEAAKKGCRHLVCSSGGNAGIAAAYCARKLGIPATIVLPEGASQPVVRRLQGEGAEVQLVGKVWDEANLRAQELAKRDGWVNVPPFDHPLIWEGHVSLVRELKAALGTPPGALVLAVGGGGLLAGVSAGLAEVGWQHVPIVAMETRGAHCFHAALEAGRLVTLPDITSVAKCLGAKTVAARALACTQELEVLSAVVEDREAVDAVQRFLDDERMLVEPACGAALAAIYSGLLGRLQAEGRLSPTLASVVVIVCGGNNIDSRELQELKAQLGQS